One genomic region from Phragmites australis chromosome 1, lpPhrAust1.1, whole genome shotgun sequence encodes:
- the LOC133908799 gene encoding uncharacterized protein LOC133908799, giving the protein MACAAAHMFVYNVTLCACDPGYYLLANSGGGNSSCVSLPGRGGGGFGDWQVGSVDASRNQSFYFLAPVLNLDAVRRLTQSQAVLLWTVLAALLSWLGFCAAARFAGRDPARHKRLFRARFWVSRLDCIFDNNHWTDDQQVLRKRKTELGGTFSVASLILFIGLVTVLLYLAIKQRNVYVHRVKPANAPDLLSFVNDLEFHITTISSMTCAQAVAPSTIAMGTPGFMDFRVVPLSTFLTYSCQNTSQGPSISLKCNGCRIPPRDHYVSWNFVDLPRQPAAAVGFQFNLTAKQHGDDKHVSFVSGTISSDNYADDKLKTFRGRDSNVLKIQLFPQIYNNHHNLKLLQPLVQDFTQGSTFSDVSSLNASLQNPTDGVMNTTLYISYLSDFIVEIGNENVLGPVSVLASIGGLYAFSVAIFLCLMGQCEGRIKKLRDEDTRMLKILSKQRAQRNWDKVRKFVMYTWGPSNLDPTDRSGKWPEGSMMDSLHESFHKRRKPIRRATLSASKPKGVAADMGEIDIERVGEMQQSSSSR; this is encoded by the exons ATGGCGTGCGCGGCGGCGCACATGTTCGTCTACAACGTGACCCTCTGCGCGTGCGACCCCGGGTACTACCTCCTCGCtaacagcggcggcggcaacagCAGCTGCGTGTCGCTGccgggccgcggcggcggcgggttcgGCGACTGGCAGGTGGGCTCGGTGGACGCGTCCCGCAACCAGAGCTTCTACTTCCTGGCCCCCGTCCTCAACCTCGACGCCGTCCGCCGCCTCACCCAGTCCCAGGCCGTCCTCCTCTGGACCGTCCTCGCCGCGCTCCTCTCCTGGCTCGGCTTCTGCGCTGCCGCCAGGTTCGCCGGACGGGACCCCGCCCGCCACAAGAGGCTCTTCCGCGCCCGGTTCTGGGTCAGCCGCCTCGACTGTATCTTCGACAACAACCACTGGACG GATGATCAACAAGTActgaggaaaagaaaaacagagCTGGGTGGTACGTTCTCAGTGGCTAGCTTGATACTCTTCATCGGATTAGTCACTGT GCTTCTGTATCTAGCCATCAAACAACGCAACGTTTACGTTCACCGAGTTAAACCAGCTAATGCTCCGGATTTGCTGTCTTTTGTGAATGATCTCGAGTTTCACATAACCACTATCTCTAGCATGACCTGCGCTCAAGCAGTCGCCCCATCTACAATAGCGATGGGGACTCCTGGATTTATGGACTTCAGGGTGGTGCCTCTGTCAACATTCTTGACCTACAGTTGCCAAAACACGAGCCAGGGGCCATCTATTTCACTCAAGTGCAATGGTTGTCGGATCCCTCCGAGAGACCATTACGTGTCCTGGAATTTTGTTGACTTGCCAAGGCAACCAGCTGCCGCTGTCGGCTTCCAGTTTAACCTGACCGCGAAGCAACATGGAGACGATAAACACGTGAGCTTTGTGAGTGGTACTATAAGCTCAGATAATTACGCTGATGACAAACTGAAGACATTCAGAGGGCGAGATTCCAATGTGCTCAAGATTCAATTGTTTCCTCAAATATACAACAATCACCATAACTTGAAGCTCTTGCAGCCACTTGTTCAGGACTTCACTCAAGGGTCTACCTTTTCTGATGTTAGCAGTTTAAATGCTTCCCTCCAGAATCCTACGGATGGAGTAATGAATACTACACTCTACATAAGTTATCTTTCAGACTTTATTGTGGAGATTGGTAATGAAAATGTCTTAGGCCCAG TTAGTGTACTTGCGAGTATTGGTGGCCTGTATGCCTTCAGTGTGGCAATTTTTCTCTGCCTCATGGGTCAA TGCGAAGGTAGGATAAAGAAGCTCCGTGATGAGGATACCAGAATGCTGAAAATTCTGAGCAAACAACGTGCTCAACGGAATTGGGACAAG GTGAGGAAATTTGTGATGTATACCTGGGGTCCTAGCAACTTGGATCCAACCGATAGAAGTGGCAAGTGGCCTGAAGGTTCAATGATGGATTCTCTCCATGAATCCTTCCACAAGAGAAGAAAACCAATTAGACGAGCAACCTTGAGCGCGAGCAAGCCTAAGGGAGTTGCTGCTGACATG GGGGAAATTGATATCGAAAGAGTTGGGGAGATGCAGCAGTCAAGCAGTTCTAGATAG
- the LOC133908808 gene encoding cytochrome P450 CYP72A616-like, which produces MATSVIGSSPGEATSPWKAHQLLLVLLPCAVLAWGAARALEWAWLRPRRLGRALRSQGLRGTEYRPLAGDAPLAERLSREARSRPPMPLGCHDVVPRAMPLLHHAMKEHGKTSITWYGPVPRVTITEPELVRQVLSNKFGHFEKVGFGQLQRLLHNGVSSHEGEKWAKHRRIITPAFHLEKLKRMLPAFAACCEDLVSRWEGLVGDDGQLREIDVWPEMQRLTGDVISRAAFGSSYLEGRRIFQLQGEQVQLAMTVANKLHVPGYLLLPTRINRRMKQIAAEIEGILRGIIAKRENALRTGKETSDDLLGLLLESNMARFGGGGGSSSGMSTDDVIGECKLFYFAGMETTSVLLTWTMVVLCMHPEWQDRAREEVLRVFSGARTPDYDGISRLKIATMVLHEVLRLYTPLPAVHRRTYKPMELGGVRYPAGVMLTLPLLCVHHDRDVWGADADEFRPERFAEGISRAFFPFGGGPRTCIGQNFALLEAKMGLAMILRSFALELSPSYSHAPFPVTLLQPEHGAQVKLRRLP; this is translated from the exons ATGGCGACGAGCGTGATAGGATCATCGCCTGGTGAGGCTACTTCCCCATGGAAGGCGCATCAGCTGCTTCTGGTGCTGCTGCCGTGCGCGGTCCTCGCGTGGGGCGCCGCGCGCGCGCTGGAGTGGGCGTGGCTGAGGCCGCGGCGCCTGGGCCGGGCGCTGCGGTCGCAGGGCCTCCGCGGCACCGAGTACCGGCCCCTGGCCGGCGACGCGCCGCTGGCCGAGCGGCTCAGCCGGGAGGCCAGGTCCCGGCCGCCTATGCCGCTGGGCTGCCACGACGTCGTGCCCAGGGCCATGCCGCTGTTACACCACGCCATGAAGGAGCACG GCAAGACGTCCATCACCTGGTACGGTCCGGTGCCAAGGGTGACCATCACCGAGCCGGAGCTGGTGCGGCAGGTTCTGTCGAACAAGTTCGGCCACTTCGAGAAGGTGGGCTTCGGGCAGCTCCAGAGGCTGCTGCACAACGGCGTGAGCAGCCACGAGGGCGAGAAATGGGCCAAGCACAGGAGGATCATCACCCCTGCCTTCCACCTCGAGAAGCTCAAG CGCATGTTGCCGGCCTTCGCCGCGTGCTGCGAGGATCTGGTGAGCAGATGGGAAGGTTTGGTTGGAGACGATGGCCAGCTGCGCGAGATAGATGTTTGGCCGGAGATGCAGAGGCTGACAGGGGATGTCATCTCCCGCGCCGCGTTCGGCAGCAGCTACCTCGAAGGCAGGAGGATCTTCCAGCTCCAGGGGGAGCAGGTTCAGCTCGCCATGACGGTCGCCAACAAGCTGCACGTCCCTGGTTACTT GTTGCTGCCTACCAGAATCAACCGGAGGATGAAGCAGATTGCTGCAGAGATCGAAGGGATCCTGAGAGGAATCATCGCGAAAAGGGAGAACGCCTTGAGGACCGGCAAGGAGACGAGCGACGACCTTCTTGGCCTGCTGCTGGAGTCGAACATGGCGCggttcggcggcggcggcggctcgagcTCCGGCATGTCCACCGACGACGTGATCGGGGAGTGCAAGCTGTTCTACTTCGCCGGCATGGAGACCACGTCGGTGCTGCTCACGTGGACGATGGTGGTTCTCTGCATGCACCCGGAGTGGCAGGACCGCGCGAGGGAGGAGGTGCTTCGCGTCTTCAGCGGCGCTAGAACGCCGGATTACGACGGCATCAGCCGCCTGAAAATC GCGACCATGGTGCTGCACGAGGTGCTGCGGCTGTACACGCCGCTGCCGGCGGTCCACCGCAGGACGTACAAGCCGATGGAGCTCGGCGGCGTCAGGTACCCGGCGGGCGTGATGCTGACGCTGCCGCTGCTGTGCGTCCACCACGACAGGGACGTGTGGGGCGCGGACGCGGACGAGTTCAGGCCGGAGAGGTTCGCGGAGGGAATCTCCAGGGCGTTCTTCCCCTTCGGCGGGGGGCCGCGCACCTGCATCGGCCAGAACTTCGCGCTGCTGGAGGCCAAGATGGGGCTCGCCATGATCCTGCGGAGCTTCGCGTTAGAGCTCTCGCCGTCATACTCGCACGCGCCGTTCCCCGTCACCCTGCTGCAGCCGGAGCACGGCGCGCAGGTCAAGCTCAGGAGGCTCCCATGA
- the LOC133930952 gene encoding uncharacterized protein LOC133930952, which translates to MVEGGVPLLPADIAAAIEDGRIGPSPVPAARGGLALAEPIWDGDMVISTDDSEEEDPSKRELVSDHNNDNNANRIFDPTSTPTPAGTLSPVESAADNAADRSTLKNMKQHREEDALRGHAVKNQKAMWDKTLEMRFFLQKAFSTSNKLPQEPIKTRFCNHDTEIEQAYDDLLNSSKQTLGSIRELQEALLESNQAAKEMPSASNGENDEWSEVQRLQTRITTFRNTEVDKWQRKIQVTTGAAALKGKLHAFNQNISDQVACYMRDPSRMINRMYLTKSAVGVFGEDAREPETVEEV; encoded by the exons ATGGTAGAGGGAG GTGTACCTCTCCTACCAGCGGATATTGCAGCAGCCATAGAAGATGGTAGGATTGGCCCCTCACCAGTTCCAGCAGCCAGAGGAGGTTTAGCGCTCGCCGAGCCGATCTGGGATGGAGATATGGTGATATCCACCGAcgactcggaggaggaggaccctagcAAGCGTGAGCTCGTTAGTGACCACAACAACGACAACAACGCCAATAGGATCTTCGATCCCACTTCTACCCCGACACCAGCTGGGACCCTCTCACCAGTTGAGTCAGCTGCTGACAACGCCGCCGACAG AAGTACTTTGAAGAATATGAAGCAGCATAGAGAGGAGGACGCCTTGAGAGGTCACGCAGTCAAAAACCAAAAG GCCATGTGGGACAAGACCTTGGAAAtgaggttcttttt GCAGAAGGCATTTTCCACTTCAAACAAGTTGCC GCAGGAACCCATCAAGACAAGGTTCTGCAATCACGATACGGAGATAGAGCAAGCCTATGACGATCTGTTGAATTCGTCGAAGCAGACTCTGGGTAGCATTAGGGAGCTGCAGGAG GCTTTGCTGGAGAGTAATCAGGCTGCAAAGG AAATGCCATCTGCCTCAAATGGAGAGAATGACGAGTGGTCAGAAGTACAGAGATTGCAGACAAG GATAACCACGTTCAGAAATACTGAGGTAGATAAATGGCAGAGGAAAATACAGGTGACAACAGGTGCTGCTGCACTGAAAGGAAAGCTACACGCATTTAATCAG AACATAAGTGACCAAGTTGCTTGTTATATGAGAGATCCAAGCCGGATGATTAACAGGATGTACTTGACGAAATCCGCTGTTGGTGTATTTGGGGAG GATGCGCGAGAACCTGAAACTGTTGAGGAGGTTTGA